Proteins from a single region of Synechococcus sp. WH 8109:
- a CDS encoding pentapeptide repeat-containing protein, giving the protein MSMPKSGALNLREWTAPETCGATSSATNPVDARGADWSGKDLGELDLRDAKLCRCDLRGTNLSQCQLEGADLRLARYDQTTLVPEGFALNTSGAVGPGAKLNGAFLNSTDLRGMDLRGSVLMGAYLSGSDLSGALLDGVSLAGADLRSATFRGAMCRGTRFGTCEMDMADLRGANLEGAALETVTSIRGADFSLCTGLEDQIGALLSRSVQELDCWNPMTRSTTRASLESLIKGQGQDA; this is encoded by the coding sequence ATGTCGATGCCCAAATCTGGGGCTCTAAATCTGCGTGAGTGGACGGCACCGGAAACGTGCGGCGCAACAAGCTCAGCCACAAATCCAGTCGATGCTCGGGGGGCTGACTGGAGCGGTAAGGACTTGGGGGAACTCGACCTAAGAGACGCCAAGCTCTGTCGCTGTGATCTGCGCGGCACAAACCTCAGCCAGTGCCAACTCGAAGGCGCTGATCTACGCCTGGCCCGTTACGACCAGACCACCCTGGTGCCTGAGGGCTTTGCACTGAACACAAGCGGTGCCGTTGGCCCCGGGGCGAAGCTGAATGGGGCATTTCTCAACAGCACAGATCTGCGCGGGATGGATCTCAGGGGGAGCGTGTTGATGGGCGCCTATCTGAGTGGTTCAGATCTGAGTGGAGCTTTGCTCGATGGCGTTTCTCTAGCAGGTGCTGACCTGCGATCAGCCACGTTTCGCGGAGCCATGTGCCGGGGGACCCGCTTCGGAACCTGCGAGATGGACATGGCCGATCTTCGCGGCGCCAACCTTGAGGGAGCAGCTCTCGAAACCGTTACGTCGATTCGCGGGGCGGACTTTTCGCTCTGCACCGGACTGGAGGATCAAATTGGCGCTCTTCTCAGTCGATCCGTCCAGGAACTCGACTGCTGGAATCCGATGACACGCTCCACGACAAGAGCGAGCCTTGAGTCCCTGATCAAGGGGCAAGGGCAGGACGCTTAA
- a CDS encoding CpeR family transcriptional regulator yields MEDVKKQMKSWIRSQHLICVGTDFIFETVDQTQLDKFEASVQAIGGRIRTVKAIGNWPMGPRRSFKILQATASVPRPGGEDLVTYWAKKGSKTTRYSEINS; encoded by the coding sequence ATGGAAGACGTCAAAAAACAAATGAAGTCTTGGATACGCTCACAGCATTTAATATGTGTTGGTACAGACTTTATCTTCGAAACAGTCGATCAAACTCAACTCGATAAGTTTGAGGCTTCTGTACAGGCTATTGGGGGAAGAATAAGGACAGTCAAAGCAATTGGAAATTGGCCGATGGGACCAAGACGGTCGTTCAAAATACTGCAGGCCACAGCAAGCGTACCAAGACCAGGAGGGGAAGATCTTGTCACTTATTGGGCAAAAAAAGGTAGTAAAACAACAAGATATTCAGAAATTAATTCTTGA
- a CDS encoding Nif11-like leader peptide family natural product precursor has protein sequence MTGSALSANQDQVLEAFISLVRQKPDLKAQIKAALNQDQVIEIAASNGFDIDSSAILRKWSKHTDFSQDTWMGWFEE, from the coding sequence ATGACCGGTTCTGCTCTTAGCGCCAATCAAGATCAAGTCTTAGAGGCTTTTATCTCTTTAGTTCGACAAAAGCCAGATCTAAAAGCTCAAATTAAGGCTGCCCTTAATCAGGATCAAGTCATTGAGATCGCAGCTTCTAATGGTTTCGATATCGATTCCTCCGCTATTTTAAGAAAATGGAGTAAACATACTGATTTCAGTCAAGACACCTGGATGGGTTGGTTTGAAGAATGA
- a CDS encoding Nif11-like leader peptide family natural product precursor: protein MSDSAIDDFVQMVIYDHSVATGLKSCKTDQDIVDFAASRDYFFSIAAWLQYVESDSACLSESEVLGMQAIANDHWSWAFRKIAPWRALLMDGA, encoded by the coding sequence ATGTCTGATTCTGCTATTGATGATTTTGTCCAGATGGTCATTTATGATCATTCTGTTGCAACTGGATTGAAGTCTTGCAAGACAGATCAAGACATCGTTGATTTTGCGGCTTCCCGCGATTATTTTTTTTCAATTGCGGCTTGGCTTCAGTATGTTGAATCAGATTCAGCTTGTTTATCTGAATCTGAAGTCTTGGGGATGCAAGCCATCGCAAACGATCACTGGTCATGGGCATTCCGTAAAATCGCCCCATGGAGAGCTCTGTTGATGGATGGTGCCTAG
- a CDS encoding HEAT repeat domain-containing protein translates to MAERFDNLVEGLTEEQAMAVILADPDSLERPVDKYMAATRLGASNSEESLDVLIQAAALDPEHLFNRITRRKAIDALGRRKSPKALPSLFRALKCSDEAAVINSVEAITKIGAPLTEADHEKLLEALEGEDIQKRAVIQAFCRLGVPSVINSISPLRNDSNPLVAGAARAYMSKVAQQPEGLDVLIPQLVDPIAGRRRSAVIDLGDAGDVSRLEALVTAPVSMSLRARSAFQLVDPDKTCQIPEEYAELITQLLQDNPQQLKLRKEWVCKIEPTEIENNLQHRDEARQYGGASSLMAMPKAERMILINEIKEKLWSDYVTHYYLTAVVSLQGLEERSDLIRLALAETIPQYTKSRIAAAWGCLRLGLVDQKPLLEELSASAFWLPLKWTCQRVLKQLS, encoded by the coding sequence ATGGCCGAGCGATTCGACAACTTGGTTGAAGGCTTGACAGAAGAGCAGGCCATGGCAGTGATTTTGGCTGATCCAGACTCACTCGAGAGGCCCGTTGATAAATACATGGCAGCCACAAGGCTTGGAGCGAGTAACAGCGAAGAATCACTTGATGTGCTGATTCAGGCCGCAGCGCTGGATCCAGAGCATCTTTTTAATCGAATCACGCGACGCAAGGCGATTGACGCCCTTGGCAGACGAAAAAGTCCAAAGGCCCTACCTTCTCTGTTTCGAGCCTTAAAATGTAGCGATGAAGCTGCGGTAATTAATTCTGTAGAAGCGATAACAAAAATTGGAGCACCGTTAACAGAAGCAGATCATGAAAAATTATTGGAAGCCCTTGAGGGTGAGGATATTCAAAAGCGAGCTGTCATACAAGCATTTTGTCGTTTAGGGGTCCCCTCTGTCATCAATAGCATCAGCCCCCTCCGGAATGATTCCAATCCCTTGGTGGCTGGTGCGGCAAGGGCATACATGTCGAAAGTTGCTCAACAGCCAGAGGGCCTTGATGTCCTCATCCCGCAACTTGTTGATCCAATCGCGGGACGGAGGCGCTCTGCCGTAATTGATTTGGGCGATGCAGGTGACGTTTCAAGGCTGGAAGCTCTTGTCACAGCTCCTGTGTCGATGTCTTTGCGGGCTAGAAGTGCATTTCAGTTGGTCGATCCTGATAAGACATGCCAGATACCGGAAGAATATGCTGAGCTAATAACACAACTCTTGCAAGATAACCCTCAACAACTCAAACTTAGGAAAGAGTGGGTTTGTAAAATTGAACCTACAGAGATCGAAAACAACCTTCAACATCGCGACGAAGCACGACAATACGGTGGTGCCTCAAGCTTGATGGCCATGCCTAAAGCAGAGAGAATGATTTTAATTAACGAAATTAAAGAAAAATTATGGAGTGATTACGTTACGCACTATTACCTAACCGCCGTCGTCAGTCTTCAGGGTTTGGAAGAACGAAGCGATCTAATCAGGCTTGCCTTAGCCGAAACAATCCCTCAATACACCAAGTCCCGGATCGCTGCTGCATGGGGGTGCCTCCGC
- a CDS encoding phycobilisome polypeptide has translation MNFQNTDFKTLVQTAQVQGLSLNQELPQATRSILERADQAQRQLSSDELTTICQVSGIDGSIADNLIQRSDQLVNQARAHLIETQPHLVQPGGALHPEDRADACWRDCWNFLRVITYAVACNQSCFTNPSGMAALRELYRRMNVPIEGMNIALGQLKENALEGVSRSNDRQLIRDCFQHLHAELNKSAVKS, from the coding sequence TTGAACTTTCAAAACACCGACTTCAAGACCCTGGTGCAGACCGCACAGGTTCAAGGATTGAGCCTCAACCAGGAGTTGCCGCAGGCCACGCGAAGCATTCTTGAGCGTGCTGACCAAGCCCAACGCCAGCTCTCGAGCGATGAGCTCACAACGATCTGCCAGGTCTCCGGCATTGATGGATCGATCGCCGACAACCTGATCCAACGATCGGATCAATTGGTGAACCAGGCACGGGCACATCTCATTGAAACCCAGCCGCATTTGGTGCAACCGGGCGGGGCTCTTCACCCGGAAGACAGAGCGGATGCCTGCTGGCGCGACTGTTGGAACTTTCTTCGCGTGATCACGTATGCGGTGGCCTGCAACCAGAGCTGCTTTACAAACCCGAGTGGCATGGCTGCCCTACGGGAGCTGTACAGACGAATGAACGTGCCCATCGAGGGGATGAACATCGCCCTCGGTCAGCTCAAAGAGAATGCCCTGGAGGGGGTCTCGCGATCGAACGACCGGCAGTTAATCCGCGACTGCTTCCAGCACCTACACGCCGAGCTCAACAAATCTGCAGTTAAGAGCTGA
- a CDS encoding phycobiliprotein lyase: MTIEQFVAQSSGKWRSMRSGHSLAFQQFEEVLSEVTIEEVSKDDSAVKQLLESSLANKHNLDTISSPFKMEWCAESDWEPDDPSEVSSGSCIIIPFVKDISSGTLIRSIGYAEAQAAISEYNFSNDGTFTLTTNYEQSITEEKIWFVSENVRCRSSVLRTSAGSGVLQTSFASEVRRINA; the protein is encoded by the coding sequence ATGACGATTGAGCAATTTGTTGCTCAAAGTTCAGGCAAATGGCGCTCAATGCGTTCGGGTCATTCTTTGGCCTTCCAACAGTTTGAAGAGGTTCTGAGCGAAGTTACAATCGAAGAGGTCAGCAAAGATGATTCTGCCGTTAAACAGTTGCTTGAATCATCCCTAGCCAATAAACATAATTTAGATACGATTTCGTCTCCATTCAAAATGGAATGGTGCGCAGAAAGTGACTGGGAACCTGATGACCCATCAGAAGTGTCATCTGGATCTTGCATTATTATTCCTTTTGTCAAAGATATTTCTTCGGGGACGTTGATCAGAAGTATTGGATATGCAGAAGCTCAGGCGGCAATCTCAGAATACAACTTTTCTAACGACGGTACATTCACGCTCACAACAAACTACGAGCAGTCAATTACTGAAGAAAAAATTTGGTTTGTCTCAGAGAATGTACGCTGTAGATCATCAGTTCTAAGAACTTCAGCTGGATCAGGCGTGCTCCAAACATCGTTTGCCTCAGAAGTTAGACGAATTAATGCATAG
- a CDS encoding phycobilisome rod-core linker polypeptide has translation MAIPLLGYPLNTQNGRVSNLAGDNSTIKPQTYASSAAGDDSARTEMDSLIEQAYRQVFFHAMRSDREPFLESQLRSGNITVRDFIRGLLLSERFQQGYYQCNSNYRMVDQVVGRVLGRPTHGDAERRAWSIVIGEKGFTTFVDALLDSQEYMNCFGYDLVPQQRSRVLPGRPLGEIPIYQQFPRYGTDWRDALQDRAPIHQGAQSERLEVATTWVNEEPPAFALKLWLGLFAVGGFEIARVLLTIVVAMLRN, from the coding sequence ATGGCCATCCCGCTTCTTGGGTACCCGCTCAACACCCAAAACGGCCGCGTTAGCAATCTCGCAGGCGACAACAGCACCATCAAGCCCCAAACCTATGCCTCCTCTGCAGCAGGCGATGACAGCGCCAGAACAGAGATGGACAGCTTGATCGAACAGGCATATCGCCAGGTCTTCTTCCATGCGATGCGAAGTGATCGCGAACCATTCCTGGAATCACAGCTCCGGAGCGGCAACATCACGGTTCGGGATTTCATACGTGGTCTGCTGCTGTCAGAACGCTTCCAGCAGGGCTACTACCAGTGCAACTCGAACTACCGGATGGTGGATCAGGTGGTGGGACGCGTGCTTGGGCGCCCGACCCATGGCGACGCCGAACGCCGGGCCTGGTCGATCGTGATCGGCGAAAAGGGCTTTACCACCTTCGTCGACGCCCTGCTCGACAGCCAGGAATACATGAACTGCTTCGGGTACGACCTGGTTCCTCAGCAACGTTCACGAGTTCTGCCCGGGCGGCCCCTTGGGGAAATCCCGATCTACCAACAATTCCCGCGCTACGGAACCGACTGGCGCGACGCCCTTCAAGATCGGGCGCCTATCCATCAAGGTGCGCAGTCAGAGCGACTGGAGGTTGCTACCACTTGGGTCAACGAGGAACCCCCTGCTTTCGCTCTTAAGCTCTGGCTCGGCCTGTTTGCCGTCGGTGGATTCGAAATCGCGCGGGTGCTCCTTACCATCGTTGTCGCGATGCTGCGAAACTGA
- a CDS encoding phycobilisome rod-core linker polypeptide, whose protein sequence is MTEPTTLSSAANVDTSHAADVIRQTYRQVFGNRHLMELDVNPSIEALFINGDLTVQGLVTALAQSETYKKLFLENNSPYRFVELNFKHLLGRPPRDQAELMGHVRLLQEEGYEAEIASYTYSDEYLSAFGIDQVPYNRATQTLVGGSTLFFTRAKALDAGFAGYDNAETDSKLLNSLCTDSSPEAQDRRGVGNAKSLTINWTSRRQVGANRRAVQKSVVTQTSMSATIKSILSQGGQILSIAKANSF, encoded by the coding sequence ATGACTGAGCCAACAACCCTTTCCTCAGCCGCCAACGTTGACACGTCACATGCTGCAGATGTGATTCGCCAAACGTACCGACAGGTGTTTGGTAATAGACACCTGATGGAACTCGATGTGAACCCCTCAATTGAGGCGTTGTTCATCAATGGGGATCTGACAGTTCAGGGATTGGTGACAGCTCTCGCCCAGTCTGAAACCTATAAAAAGCTTTTTCTGGAAAACAACAGCCCCTACCGCTTTGTTGAACTGAATTTCAAACATCTTCTGGGCCGCCCACCCCGTGACCAAGCCGAGTTGATGGGCCATGTTCGGCTGCTGCAGGAAGAGGGATACGAAGCAGAAATCGCAAGTTACACATACAGCGATGAATACCTGTCTGCCTTTGGCATCGACCAAGTTCCGTACAATCGTGCCACTCAGACCCTGGTTGGTGGAAGCACGCTTTTCTTCACACGGGCAAAAGCTTTGGATGCCGGTTTTGCCGGATACGACAATGCAGAAACTGATTCAAAACTCTTGAATAGTCTCTGCACTGATAGTTCACCAGAGGCCCAAGACCGTAGAGGCGTTGGCAACGCCAAATCGTTGACCATCAACTGGACATCACGCCGCCAGGTAGGCGCCAACCGGCGCGCTGTGCAGAAATCGGTGGTAACCCAAACGTCGATGTCAGCCACGATCAAGTCAATCCTCTCGCAAGGCGGCCAGATCCTTTCTATTGCGAAGGCTAACTCCTTTTGA
- a CDS encoding phycobilisome rod-core linker polypeptide has protein sequence MASTQSSLGFGTTTKWSDPVRFQRKGVAKTAALTIGEFLKQSCDQMANGVGPRTHEDCPHRVTSECYSPEDVASLETVISASYRQVFGNAHVMDFERCSELEAQLRDGRLTVREFVRGLAKSSFYKDRFFRSVAPQRGVELTFKHLLGRAPETQAEISAKIALQAEHGHNGLVDSIVDSAEYLEVFGSDVVPYARSWSSPADLSTAAFPMLAALQKSFAGSDSARGGSPALTRSLANGVAPRISLPSQPIGLRPSSGSFTATQFSSKAPGITSGKDSAPMRGDVYVTFGLGQREQETFQRCPGDGPDQLAALIRSTYKQVMGNPHLMEFERVISAESKFIDGYLSTREFVRAVGLSAEYKRRFFETSAPYRFIELNFKHFLGRAPRSQAEISEHTKILAEGGYEAEISSYVDSAEYQNTFGEDTVPFARILTESGRSQVDFNRQLSLAEGYAASDTVLGTSALVSSVATGLAPSGWSKTTSRANRTGTQSGAPDPTKKRFRIVVASQAARSRQRTAGNSYVVSGKDMSSQMKYIHARGGKIVSITEVM, from the coding sequence ATGGCCAGCACACAATCTTCTCTTGGCTTCGGCACAACCACCAAGTGGAGTGATCCCGTTCGCTTCCAGCGCAAGGGGGTAGCCAAAACCGCTGCCCTCACCATTGGTGAGTTCCTGAAGCAGTCGTGTGATCAGATGGCGAATGGGGTTGGTCCACGCACTCATGAGGACTGCCCCCATCGCGTCACGAGCGAGTGCTATAGCCCAGAAGATGTGGCGTCACTGGAAACGGTAATCAGTGCGTCATATCGACAGGTTTTTGGCAACGCCCACGTGATGGATTTCGAGCGTTGCTCGGAATTGGAAGCTCAGCTTCGGGACGGTCGTTTGACCGTGCGTGAATTCGTTCGTGGTCTGGCCAAGTCCAGTTTCTACAAGGACCGTTTCTTCAGAAGCGTGGCCCCACAGCGGGGTGTCGAGCTGACGTTCAAGCACCTGTTGGGCCGAGCACCTGAAACACAGGCCGAGATCTCAGCGAAAATCGCCCTGCAGGCAGAACACGGTCACAACGGCTTGGTAGACAGCATCGTTGACTCCGCGGAGTACCTCGAAGTCTTCGGTAGCGACGTGGTGCCCTATGCGCGTTCATGGAGTTCGCCAGCAGACCTATCAACAGCAGCCTTCCCAATGCTGGCCGCTCTTCAAAAGAGTTTTGCCGGCAGTGATAGTGCCCGCGGCGGAAGTCCTGCGCTGACGCGCAGCCTCGCGAATGGAGTGGCTCCAAGGATCAGCCTGCCAAGTCAGCCCATCGGTCTGCGTCCCTCCTCTGGAAGTTTCACGGCCACGCAGTTCAGCAGCAAGGCACCTGGTATCACCTCAGGCAAAGACTCTGCGCCCATGCGTGGTGATGTGTATGTCACCTTCGGCCTCGGCCAGAGAGAGCAAGAAACTTTCCAACGTTGCCCTGGTGACGGCCCGGATCAGCTCGCCGCGCTGATTCGTTCCACCTACAAACAGGTGATGGGCAATCCCCATCTGATGGAATTCGAGCGGGTTATCTCTGCGGAAAGCAAATTCATCGATGGCTATCTGAGCACACGTGAATTCGTTCGTGCTGTGGGCCTTTCAGCCGAATACAAGCGTCGTTTCTTCGAAACCAGCGCGCCGTATCGATTCATCGAACTGAACTTCAAACATTTCCTGGGAAGAGCGCCACGGTCCCAAGCCGAAATCAGCGAACACACCAAGATCCTTGCCGAAGGTGGGTATGAGGCTGAAATCTCCAGCTATGTCGATAGCGCTGAATATCAGAACACCTTTGGTGAAGACACAGTTCCGTTCGCTCGAATCCTCACCGAAAGCGGCCGCTCTCAAGTTGACTTCAACCGTCAACTGAGCCTGGCAGAAGGGTATGCCGCAAGCGATACGGTTCTCGGCACCTCCGCTTTGGTGAGTTCGGTTGCGACAGGGCTCGCGCCCAGTGGCTGGAGCAAAACCACCAGCCGGGCAAACCGAACTGGCACTCAATCTGGCGCACCTGATCCCACCAAGAAGCGTTTCCGCATTGTTGTTGCTTCTCAGGCTGCTCGTTCGCGTCAACGCACGGCTGGTAACAGCTACGTCGTGTCCGGAAAAGACATGAGCAGCCAAATGAAGTACATCCATGCACGCGGGGGCAAGATCGTTTCCATCACTGAGGTGATGTAA
- a CDS encoding chromophore lyase CpcT/CpeT — protein sequence MNKNLAIAEFAKTLAGVYDNIEQSQKDPKDFARINIFFRPLPWHIFEGPGFYSEQCYDYAPWDPYRQGIHRLTTHEDTFVVENYGFTNPRRLAGAGRDPQIMNAIKSTTLTERCGCAMHFHCKEKGHYIGKVEPGKNCLVPRDGKLTYLVSEVEVDQENWISRDRGFDPSTDEQIWGSEHGLLRFKRIQSFSEEVNDEWLKSKI from the coding sequence ATGAACAAGAATTTAGCCATAGCCGAGTTTGCAAAAACTCTTGCAGGCGTCTACGACAACATCGAACAGTCACAAAAAGACCCGAAAGATTTTGCACGGATCAATATCTTCTTTCGACCATTACCCTGGCATATTTTCGAAGGTCCTGGTTTTTATTCAGAACAATGTTATGACTATGCACCATGGGATCCCTATCGACAGGGTATTCACCGATTAACTACGCATGAAGATACTTTTGTGGTTGAGAACTATGGGTTCACAAACCCCAGAAGATTAGCGGGAGCTGGTCGAGATCCCCAAATCATGAATGCAATCAAATCCACAACCCTAACAGAACGTTGTGGGTGTGCCATGCACTTTCATTGTAAAGAAAAAGGGCATTACATCGGAAAAGTTGAGCCAGGGAAAAACTGCTTGGTTCCACGAGACGGAAAACTCACTTATCTGGTAAGTGAAGTTGAAGTGGACCAAGAAAATTGGATAAGTCGAGATAGAGGCTTTGATCCAAGCACAGACGAACAGATTTGGGGCTCTGAACACGGCCTTCTCAGATTCAAAAGGATCCAAAGCTTCTCAGAAGAAGTCAACGATGAGTGGCTGAAATCGAAGATCTAG
- a CDS encoding phycobilisome linker polypeptide, producing MPFGPASLLGVERFSEESEAPLELIPGDEDARKEQIIRAVYKQVLGNAYVMDSERQIVEESQFKLGEISVRELVGRIAKSDLYRSRFFDSCARYRYIELAFRHLLGRAPADYAEMREHADRLDSQGYEADIDSFLNSAEYQNTFGEWTVPYQRGWKTESCATLQEFTWSFQLLRGNSSSSLKGDLAGNKSKLGGSAYLNRAIAVVPPSSKETAGWSFRPSTNLQDAPTRLGVGAGDQGITYRVEVTAYKANNVRRISRYTRSNRIFYVPFDKLSEQFKRIHNEGGKIASITPVT from the coding sequence ATGCCTTTCGGTCCAGCCTCGCTTCTGGGGGTCGAACGCTTCTCTGAGGAGAGTGAAGCCCCTCTCGAGCTGATCCCAGGCGATGAGGACGCCAGGAAAGAACAGATCATCCGTGCTGTGTACAAGCAAGTGCTTGGCAACGCTTACGTGATGGACAGCGAGCGGCAGATCGTCGAAGAGTCACAGTTCAAGCTCGGTGAAATCAGCGTCCGTGAGCTGGTGGGCCGCATTGCCAAAAGCGACCTGTACCGCAGCCGCTTCTTTGATAGCTGCGCGCGATACCGCTACATCGAGCTGGCCTTCCGCCATCTTCTCGGGAGAGCACCTGCTGACTACGCGGAAATGCGTGAGCACGCCGATCGCCTGGACAGCCAAGGGTATGAGGCTGATATCGACAGCTTCCTGAACAGCGCGGAATACCAAAACACCTTCGGCGAATGGACCGTGCCCTATCAGCGGGGCTGGAAGACCGAAAGCTGTGCCACCTTGCAGGAATTCACCTGGAGCTTCCAGCTGCTGCGAGGCAACAGCAGCAGCAGCCTCAAGGGTGATCTTGCAGGCAACAAGAGCAAGCTGGGTGGTTCGGCTTATCTGAACCGAGCCATCGCAGTGGTTCCCCCATCCTCCAAAGAGACCGCTGGCTGGAGTTTCCGTCCCTCTACCAACCTTCAGGACGCACCCACACGTCTTGGGGTTGGCGCAGGCGATCAAGGCATCACGTATCGGGTCGAGGTCACGGCCTACAAAGCCAACAATGTCAGGCGGATTTCCCGCTACACCCGAAGCAACCGCATCTTCTACGTGCCGTTCGACAAGCTCTCAGAGCAGTTCAAACGCATCCATAACGAAGGCGGCAAAATCGCCAGCATTACGCCGGTGACCTAA